The window GCAAAACCCGCCGTGCGCGCATTTCCCGCCGCAGCCTGTTGAGGCAGAGCGGGACGATTCCTCGTCGCAACCGAACCATTCCCGGCGGATACGGGCGTGAACGGCTTCGGCTATCGCCTCCGCATAGACTGCCGCAAGCGCGTTGAGGATATGGGAATCCGCCAGTCTGCCGGCCTCGCGCAGCCTGGCGGCCTCGCGCGCGAAACCTCCGCCGCAGGTGCAGACAAACATGGCAATATAATCCATTTTCCCGCCGGCGGACGGGCCCACGAAATCCGCCAGGCAAAGCTTTTCCCCCTCCGGCTGGCGCGGAAAGTCAAAAATCACGGGCGCGAATGTCCGGTCGGCGGGATTGTAGACGGTTATTGAGTTCCCCCCGCTCTGCGCGGGCAGGAAGCGGTATGCCGCAAGCGGCGCGAAAATGCCGCGCGCCACGGCATCGCCAAGCAGCGCTCCTGCCTGTTTTTTCAGCGATAGAAAACGCGCGTCCCCCGTTTTTTCAAGCTCGGCGACATCGCCCTTCACGCCAAGCTGGGCATTGTAGAGCATTCTCCGGTTCAGGCGGCGGTCAAGTTCGGCGGAATCAAAATCATCAACTATATGCCGCTCAAAATCCGGCGGGGTCGGGATATCAGTCATGGCGCACAATATCCAGCGCGACGGCCAGCCCGATCATCGCGTCTGCGGCGTAATGCGCGCCGCCCTTGCATACGGGGGCCAGTTTCAATTCCACGAATTTGCGCGACAGCGCCGCCCCCCCCGCCAGCACCGGAATTTCCAGCCCGGCGGCGGACAGCTCCGCGCAGACTTCCGTCATCGCCTCGGCGGATTTTGTAAGCAGCCCGGAAAGCCCGATTATGTCCGGCTTGAGGCGGAGCGCCGCCCCCACAATGTCGCGCGAGGGGACTTTCACACCCATATCCTCAACGGAAAAACCGTTGCTTTCAAAAATCATGCGCACGAGGTTTTTGCCTATATCATGCACGTCGCCGCGCACGGTGGCCAGCAACAGTTTTCCGCGCGGAACCTGCCCCCCGGATTGCAGGTGCGGCTTTAGCGCGGCGGAGGCGGCGCGCATGGCCTCGGCGCTTTGCAGCACCTCGGTAACAATCATATCGCCTTTGGAAAACGAAACGCCCACCTCCGCCATTGCGCGGGCCAGCGGGCCGTTTATTATCTGGTCGGCGGGCATGGTCTTTGCCAGTTCGCCGGCGGACTGCGCGGCGGAGGCGGCGTCGCCGCTTTTCACCGCATTAAAAAGTTTTTCCCCCGGGCCGGAGGCGGCGGGAGTCTGCTGAACCTTCGCCTTGTCCCTGTAGAGTCCGGCAAATTGCGCCGCCGTGTCCGCCTCCGGCGCGAACAGCAGCTTCTCCCCCAATTCGCGTTCCTGCGCGGACAGGGATTCATATGGCCGCAGTTTTTCCACATTCACAATTGCCATTCCCAGCCCGGCTTTCGCTGAGTGATGCAGGAATATGGAATTGAGAGCCTCCCTTGCCGCAGCCGGCAACCCGAAGGAGACATTACTCACCCCCAGCAAAGTGCGCGAGCGCGGGAATTTCTCGCGGAAGAGTTCCAGCGCTTTGACGGTTTCCAGCGCGGCGCCCCTGTATTTATCGTCGCCGGAGGCGGCGGGGAAAACCAGCCCGTCGAAAATCATATCCTCGTCCGGCACGCCGTTTTCGCGCAGAATGGCGGCGGCGCGCTCCGCGATTTCCAGCTTGCGCTGCCGGGTTACGGCCATTGAATCCTTCCCGCTTTCGTCTATGCAGCCGATGACCAGCGCGCAGCCATGCCGGCGGTTGAGCCGCGCGGCCTCCTGCATCTTATCCGGCCCGGATTCCAGATTTACCGAATTCCAGACAGACTTTCCTGGCCAGAGTTTCAGCGCGGCCTCAGCCACGGAGATACTGGTGGTGTCTATCATCAGCGGCAGCCGGGTGGAGCGCGCCGCCAGCGGCGCGAATGCCGCGATGTCTGCGGCCTCGTCACGCTCCGGGTTGGAGAGACAGACGTCTATGATATGCGCCCCGGCGGAGCTTTGCCTTTTCACCACCGCCGCCGCGCCGTTCCAGTCCGAGGCGGCAATCAAATTCCTGAAATCCCTGCTGCCTATGGAGTTGGCCCTTTCGCCCACAAGCATTGGCGGCGGAACCTTGTCCGCGAAAACAGCCTCTATGCCCGACAGCGCAAACCCCGGCCCGGACGGAATTACGCGCGGCTTTATTCCGCGCAGCGCGGCGGATAATTCCTTTATATGCTCCGGCGTGGTGCCGCAGCAGCCGCCGGCGATGTTGAGCAGCCCGCCGCGCGCGAAAGCGGCCATCTTTTCCGAGAAAATTTCAGGAGAGAGGCGGAACCTGCCGTTCTCGTCCGGCATTCCGGCATTGGGCATGCAGGTGAGCGGGAATTTGGACAAAGCGGCCAGCCGTCCCAGGCTGCCGGCCATTTCATCCGGCCCGGCGGCGCAGTTAAAGCCCAGCGCCAGCAGCGGGTAATGCGCCAGCGCGGTATACAACGCCGCAGCGTCCTGGCCGCTGAGCATTTTCCCTCCGGCGCCCAGACTGGCCGAGATTATAACCGGAATGTCCCGCCCGGAGACGCGCGCGGCCTCAAAAGCCGCGTCCGCCGCGGCCTTTATATTAAGGATGTCAGTGGCGGTTTCTATGATGAAAGCGTCAACGCCGCCTTCGGCAAGCCCCAGCGCCTGCTCCAGATAACCGGCGCGCAGCTCGTCAAAGGAAATCCCTTCCGAAAGAAAAAGCGATTTTGAGGTCGGCCCCATGGAGCCCGCCGCAAAACGCGGCTTTTCAGGCGAGGAGAACTCTCCGGCGGCGGAGCGGGCGACCTGTGCGGCGGCTGCGTTTATTTCGCGCGCGCGGGTTTCCAGCCCGAACTCCCGCAACATCACGGGCGAGGCGCAGAAAGAGCAGGTCTCTATAATGTCGGCCCCGGCGCGCAGATACGCCTCATGCACGGCGCGGACCGCTTCCGGTTTTGAAACCGGCAAATGGTCATTGCAGCCGAGGAACTGCTCCCCGCCGAAATCCGGCGCGGACAGGCCCAGCCTGTCCAACTCGGTTCCCATCGCGCCGTCGGCAATAAGAATGCGCCCGCGCATCGCTTCCCGTAAATTCGCCATACCACAGTTTACCGAATTTCTCACGGCAGGCATAGGACTTACGGCCCATGCGCACTGGCGGCGGTTTTGCGAAAATGTACATATCCTTAAAGGAGCGTGACTCATGAAAACACCCTTGGTTATGCTGATGACCGTGCTGGCGCCCGGCTTATGCGCTGCGGGTTCCTATGATATGTACGCGAAAGCCGTGCCGCAGGCCCAGGCCCGCGCGGCTGCCTCAAAACCGGAATATCCGAGAGTCGGCACCGCGCAGGTTATAGCCGCGCGCAACGGGTTTCGCTGGGTCTACAGGGTTGACGGCGGCCTTTACAAAGGAAAGTACTACTATGGCGGCTGCGTTGACAAGAAAACGAAGGAATATTACGCCCCCTCCAACGACGGCACGGGCGGCTATATAACCCCGCGCGGATACGCGAAGGTGGTGCAGTCCGCCGGCAAAACCCCGGAAGGCGGCGCCTCTTCCGGCAGCGGCTATTATTCGGACGGAAGCGACTCCTCTCCTTCAAACAACGGCGGGCACTGGCAGAATTCGCCGAACGGCTGCGACGGCCCCGACTGCGTGGATGACGGCGACGGCGGCAACAACCAGAACTACAACGGCCCGGACAGCGATTACGACGGCGGCCCCGGCAACAACCCCGGCTCCGGCGGCAATTATGACGGCCCGGACAGCGACTACGACGGCGGCCCCGGCAACAATCCGATATAATCCCCCGTCCTCCTCCGCAAAGCGCGCCGGCCCGAAAGGGCCGGCGCGTCTGTTTTTATCTGAAAGAGTACGGGTCGCAGATTGCGCGCAGGCGGACCGATTTCGGCTTCTTGTCAAACAGCGGCGGGATTTCCGGCGCTATGGAGTCGCGCCGGCATTTGACCAGCAGATGCCAGCGCTGCATTTTGGAGGTTTTAGGCGTATAGCACTGCGCCGGCCCGGCGATTTCGTAATCCTCCGGCGTTTTCCAGCCGCATAATTCCGCGGTTTTGGAGATTGTCTCCAGGGCGATTTGGCATGCGGCTTCGGCGGCGGCGCCGTCCGCGCTTTCCGCCAGCACGCGGACGAGGCGCGAATACGGCGGATAGCCCATGTCTTTTCTGGCCTCAAATTCGCGCATGATAAATTCCATATAGCCGCCGCCTGCGGCTGCGGCTATGGCCTGCTCCTGCGGGTGCGCGGTCTGCGCGATAAACTCCCCCCCGTTTGCCAGCCTGCCTTTTGTTTGTATGAGCAACTGGCAGGTGCGCTCCGCGCCCCGGAAGTCGGGACCGTAAAGCTCCGTATCCGAGTCCAGCACGGCGGACAGCCTCAGCCTCGGGAAAAAATATCCCCGCGCCAGCAGCCGCGTGGCCACCACTATGTCGGCGGCGTCCTCGCGCATGGCGTCATATGCCAGGCGGCCCTCCCCGCTTTTCAGGCGCAGCGTCTCCCTGTCAAAACGCAGTATCCGCGCGGAAGGCAGCAGTTTTTTCAGCTCGGAGGCGGCGCGGGAAGTGCCGCTTCCGGCGGTTTTGAAAATGCGGTTGGCGCATTGCGGGCATTTTTCCGGCGGGGCCTGGCGCGCGCCGCAGTGTCCGCAGAACAGCGCGGTCCGGGCTTGGTCAAAAGCCATCGACCGGGCGCATTTGGCGCAGCGGACCAGCCAGCCGCAGTTGAGGCAGCTCCAGCCGCCGGAAAAACCTATGCGGTTGAGTATCAAAAGCGCCTGGCCGCCTCCGGCCAGCGTTTTTTCAAGCGAAACTTTAAGCTCGTCGGATATAGCCGGAGAGGCGGCGCCTCTTTTTGGCGCGATTTTCACGCAGACAGGCGCGGCGCGGCCTTTCAGCCGGACCATGCCGGCGGCGCCGTCCACGGCGGCGCGCATGGTTTCCGCCGACGGGGCGGAACTGGCCAGCAGCAGCGCAAACCCTTCCCTGCGCGCGCGCCAGGCCAGCACCTCGCGCGCGTGATAGTGGGGATGGCTTTCCTCCTGCTTGTAAACGTCGTCCTGCTCCTCGTCTATGACGGCCAGGCGCAATTGCCCGAAAGGCAGCAGGCAGGCCGAGCGTGTTCCAAGAAACAGCGCGTCCCGCCCGGAATTGGCCTCGTGCCAGATTTTTTCGCGTTTTGAGCGGCCCTGCCGGCTGTGCCAGCAATAAACGGGAATGTTCCCGGCCAGCGCGGCGATTTCCTCCACCAGCCTGCCGGTCAGCGCTATGTCCGGCAGCAGCATAAGCCCCTGCCCGCCGTTTTTCAGCATCCGGCGCATAAGCTCCGCCGCGATTGCGGTCTTGCCGGAGAGCGACTCGCCAAAAAGCAGCGCGGGGGCGGGGTTTGGCGCGCGCAGGAGGGATTCCAGTTCCGCAAGCGCGTCCTGCTGCTCCCGCGAAAATTCCGGCGGACGCGCGGCGGCGGATTTTTCCGCCGCGGACGCGGCGGAGAAATCCGCCCCGGGCGCGCGAACAAAAGAGGGCACAAGCGCGTCCAAAACCTGGCCCGGCGGCGAGGCCCAGTTTCCCGCTATATGGCGCGCAAGCGGCAGCAGAGTTTGCGCCGGCCAGAGGGGGCGGGCATCCTCCACCGAGTAAATCTCGCGCAGACGTATGCCGGGGGCGGCGTCCGTTTTGTCCGAGACGGAGGTTACAAAACCGGTCAGCGCGCGCGGCCCGAAAGGCGCGCGCACCCGCGCGCCGGGCGAGGGTTCCGCGCCGGGCGGAAGCGCATAATCAAACTCCCGCCTCAGCGGCACCGGAAGCGCGACCTTGCAGTATTTCATTGCTTGCGCCGGAAAGCCTGCTCTATCATTTTTTTGGCTTTGAGATGCTCGGCATACGTGCGGTTGAATATGTGGTTGCCGCGCCTGTCAGCCACGAAATAGAGCGCGTCCACCGCGGCGGGGTTCAGCACGGCTCTGACGGATTCCAATCCGGGATTGCATATCGGCCCCGGCGGTATACCGGCGTACATATAGGTATTGTAAGGAGAATCAACGCGCAAATCCGCCAGCAGAATCCGCTTTTTCCACCAGGATTTCTCTTTCGGAATATATCCAAGCGCGTATTGCACGGTGGGGTCCGCCTCCAGCAGCATGTTCTGCCGGACACGGTTGAGATATACCGCCGCTATAAGCGGGCGTTCCGCCGCCACCACGGCCTCGCGCTCCACTATGGAGGCCATGGCCAGCGCGTGCGGCGCGCTTAAATTGCCGGATTTGTCCGCCGCGAGTATGGGGCGTATGGCGCGGTTGAATTCGCTGTTCATCGCTGCAACCGGCTGGCTGGCCGGAATACCCTCTTCAAAAAAATAGGTGGAAGGAAACAGCATCCCCTCCAGCCGCTCCGCGCGGACGATTTTCATGAATTCCGCGGCGTCCGTAACGCGCATGGCCTGGAGCTTTTCGGCTATCTGCTCGGCGCGCCAGCCCTCGGGGATGGAAACTCGCACGTAAAACCTGCCGTCCGTGTGCAGCAGGTCCCACAACGCCTCTTCGGAGGACATGTTCGTCTTCAGCCTGTACCTGCCGGAGCGCAGCTTGCGCTTTGTGCGCGTAACGCGCAGCAAAACCCTGAACCACGTCGCGCTGCGGATTATTTTATGGTCGCGGAGGTCGCGCGCCACCTGCGCGCCGGAGGCGCCGTCTTTTATATCAAAAAGGACTTCCCCGCCCGGCTGGAAATAATGCGCCGCCAGGAGCGCCATGGCGGCCAGCGCGGCGGCGATGCGAATTCCGCGTTTCATCGCAGCAACTCCGCCGCGCGCAGAATGCCGTACTGCGGGCCGCAGGGCAGCAGCCGGCTCTCGAAAAGGCAGACCCGCCCGGCCATGCCGGAGACGGCTTCAGTCCGGAATTCCGAAAGCATTTTCACAAGCCTGTCCGCGCCACGCGGCCCTTTCAGCCTCCCGATTGTAAGATGCGCGGCAAAAGGGCGGCTGTCGGTTTCAAATCCCAGTTCCCGCAGGCGCGCGCCCGCCGCTTCGCTCAATGCCGCCATTTCAGCGGCTCCCTTGCCGGCCCCCAGCCAGATTACGCGCGGATTCGCCATATCCGGGAACGCGCCTATGCCGGACAACTCCACGGGGAAAGCGGGCATTGCCTCCGCCGCGTCCAGCGCGGCAGCGGCAGCGACGGCGCGCTCCGCAGGGACTTCCCCCAGAAAATGAAGAGTAAAATGCATGCATTCCGGCGCGGTCCATTTGACGTCTGCTTGGGCGGTTTTCAGCAGTTCCGCCGCGCGCGCGGCGGCCTGCCGCAGCGCCGGAGGCGTCTCCAGCGCGATGAATAGCCTCACTTTAGCTTCTGCTCCTGTCCCGCGATATCCAGAATGCTTTTCAACTGCTTCTGCTGCTGTTGTTCAGATTGGGGCGGAGTTGCCGGCGCCGAGGAAGAGGCGGTGTCGCCTTCCCTGTCGCGCTCGCGGCGGGTGCGCATGTCA is drawn from Elusimicrobiales bacterium and contains these coding sequences:
- a CDS encoding vitamin B12 dependent-methionine synthase activation domain-containing protein, translated to MTDIPTPPDFERHIVDDFDSAELDRRLNRRMLYNAQLGVKGDVAELEKTGDARFLSLKKQAGALLGDAVARGIFAPLAAYRFLPAQSGGNSITVYNPADRTFAPVIFDFPRQPEGEKLCLADFVGPSAGGKMDYIAMFVCTCGGGFAREAARLREAGRLADSHILNALAAVYAEAIAEAVHARIRREWFGCDEESSRSASTGCGGKCAHGGFCGPAPKGRGERYSFGYPACPALEQQEKLFSLLSPGDIGVTLTESFMMEPEASVSALALHNPRAKLFAI
- the mltG gene encoding endolytic transglycosylase MltG, producing the protein MKRGIRIAAALAAMALLAAHYFQPGGEVLFDIKDGASGAQVARDLRDHKIIRSATWFRVLLRVTRTKRKLRSGRYRLKTNMSSEEALWDLLHTDGRFYVRVSIPEGWRAEQIAEKLQAMRVTDAAEFMKIVRAERLEGMLFPSTYFFEEGIPASQPVAAMNSEFNRAIRPILAADKSGNLSAPHALAMASIVEREAVVAAERPLIAAVYLNRVRQNMLLEADPTVQYALGYIPKEKSWWKKRILLADLRVDSPYNTYMYAGIPPGPICNPGLESVRAVLNPAAVDALYFVADRRGNHIFNRTYAEHLKAKKMIEQAFRRKQ
- the priA gene encoding primosomal protein N', translating into MKYCKVALPVPLRREFDYALPPGAEPSPGARVRAPFGPRALTGFVTSVSDKTDAAPGIRLREIYSVEDARPLWPAQTLLPLARHIAGNWASPPGQVLDALVPSFVRAPGADFSAASAAEKSAAARPPEFSREQQDALAELESLLRAPNPAPALLFGESLSGKTAIAAELMRRMLKNGGQGLMLLPDIALTGRLVEEIAALAGNIPVYCWHSRQGRSKREKIWHEANSGRDALFLGTRSACLLPFGQLRLAVIDEEQDDVYKQEESHPHYHAREVLAWRARREGFALLLASSAPSAETMRAAVDGAAGMVRLKGRAAPVCVKIAPKRGAASPAISDELKVSLEKTLAGGGQALLILNRIGFSGGWSCLNCGWLVRCAKCARSMAFDQARTALFCGHCGARQAPPEKCPQCANRIFKTAGSGTSRAASELKKLLPSARILRFDRETLRLKSGEGRLAYDAMREDAADIVVATRLLARGYFFPRLRLSAVLDSDTELYGPDFRGAERTCQLLIQTKGRLANGGEFIAQTAHPQEQAIAAAAGGGYMEFIMREFEARKDMGYPPYSRLVRVLAESADGAAAEAACQIALETISKTAELCGWKTPEDYEIAGPAQCYTPKTSKMQRWHLLVKCRRDSIAPEIPPLFDKKPKSVRLRAICDPYSFR
- a CDS encoding homocysteine S-methyltransferase family protein translates to MANLREAMRGRILIADGAMGTELDRLGLSAPDFGGEQFLGCNDHLPVSKPEAVRAVHEAYLRAGADIIETCSFCASPVMLREFGLETRAREINAAAAQVARSAAGEFSSPEKPRFAAGSMGPTSKSLFLSEGISFDELRAGYLEQALGLAEGGVDAFIIETATDILNIKAAADAAFEAARVSGRDIPVIISASLGAGGKMLSGQDAAALYTALAHYPLLALGFNCAAGPDEMAGSLGRLAALSKFPLTCMPNAGMPDENGRFRLSPEIFSEKMAAFARGGLLNIAGGCCGTTPEHIKELSAALRGIKPRVIPSGPGFALSGIEAVFADKVPPPMLVGERANSIGSRDFRNLIAASDWNGAAAVVKRQSSAGAHIIDVCLSNPERDEAADIAAFAPLAARSTRLPLMIDTTSISVAEAALKLWPGKSVWNSVNLESGPDKMQEAARLNRRHGCALVIGCIDESGKDSMAVTRQRKLEIAERAAAILRENGVPDEDMIFDGLVFPAASGDDKYRGAALETVKALELFREKFPRSRTLLGVSNVSFGLPAAAREALNSIFLHHSAKAGLGMAIVNVEKLRPYESLSAQERELGEKLLFAPEADTAAQFAGLYRDKAKVQQTPAASGPGEKLFNAVKSGDAASAAQSAGELAKTMPADQIINGPLARAMAEVGVSFSKGDMIVTEVLQSAEAMRAASAALKPHLQSGGQVPRGKLLLATVRGDVHDIGKNLVRMIFESNGFSVEDMGVKVPSRDIVGAALRLKPDIIGLSGLLTKSAEAMTEVCAELSAAGLEIPVLAGGAALSRKFVELKLAPVCKGGAHYAADAMIGLAVALDIVRHD
- the thpR gene encoding RNA 2',3'-cyclic phosphodiesterase — protein: MRLFIALETPPALRQAAARAAELLKTAQADVKWTAPECMHFTLHFLGEVPAERAVAAAAALDAAEAMPAFPVELSGIGAFPDMANPRVIWLGAGKGAAEMAALSEAAGARLRELGFETDSRPFAAHLTIGRLKGPRGADRLVKMLSEFRTEAVSGMAGRVCLFESRLLPCGPQYGILRAAELLR